From Candidatus Baltobacteraceae bacterium, the proteins below share one genomic window:
- a CDS encoding CheR family methyltransferase, with amino-acid sequence MVDAISEDQPQLSDRGDELATVELSLLLEAVVRWAGYDFREYAPATLKRRVSERIRAEGVATISGLQERMLHEPEALRRFVLAMSGTSNRLFRPSEYFAAFRTKVVPLLRTYSFVRLWFPACSTGEDVYTVAAILLEAGLLERCMIYATDLSDLALAQAREGVYEIDSFEALGNDYSAGGGTMPLASICSYSNGAVSFSETLKKNMIFAQHSLATDASLNEFHAIVARGVLPQHSKSLQYRVHNLFLQSLARLGFLCLSSAESLHSTPHEGAFRKIDEVVPIYRRMR; translated from the coding sequence ATGGTTGACGCGATAAGCGAGGATCAACCGCAACTCTCCGATCGCGGCGACGAGTTGGCAACGGTCGAACTCTCGCTGCTGCTGGAGGCGGTTGTCCGCTGGGCGGGATACGATTTTCGCGAGTACGCGCCGGCGACGCTCAAGCGGCGCGTCTCCGAACGCATCCGTGCCGAAGGCGTGGCGACGATCTCGGGGCTGCAGGAGCGAATGCTTCACGAACCCGAGGCGTTGCGCCGGTTCGTGCTCGCGATGTCGGGCACGTCGAATCGGCTCTTTCGGCCGTCCGAGTATTTCGCCGCGTTTCGCACGAAGGTCGTGCCGCTGCTGCGCACCTATTCCTTCGTGCGCCTCTGGTTCCCGGCGTGTTCGACGGGCGAGGACGTCTACACGGTCGCGGCGATTCTGCTCGAGGCCGGTCTGCTGGAGCGCTGCATGATCTATGCGACGGATCTCAGCGATCTCGCGCTCGCGCAGGCACGCGAGGGTGTCTACGAGATCGACTCCTTCGAGGCTCTGGGCAACGATTACAGCGCCGGCGGAGGCACCATGCCGCTCGCGTCGATTTGCTCCTATTCCAACGGCGCGGTCAGCTTCAGCGAGACGCTGAAGAAGAACATGATCTTCGCGCAGCACAGTTTGGCAACCGATGCTTCGCTTAACGAATTTCACGCCATCGTTGCGCGCGGCGTGTTACCGCAGCACAGCAAAAGCCTGCAATATCGCGTGCACAACTTGTTTTTGCAGAGCCTCGCGCGGCTTGGGTTTCTTTGCTTGAGCAGCGCCGAGTCGCTGCATTCGACGCCGCATGAAGGGGCGTTTCGTAAGATCGACGAGGTCGTTCCGATTTATCGCCGCATGCGCTAG